The nucleotide window TCCAGCTCGCCTGGGGGATGTCGTCATGGCCGATGATGGAGAGCGGCGCCGCATCGTCGCGGCTGCGGCCCTGCATGACCCGGTCGACAACGCCGCAGGCCATATAGTCGTTGGCGCAAAACAAGCCGTCGATGCCGGATGAGGCAAGGTTGGCGGCCGCATCATAGCCGCTCTTGTAGTCGTTGATCCTGACCTGCAGCAGCTGCGCCTCGACGTCGAGCTGCTTGCAGCGCGCGATGAAGGCTTCGCTCCGCCGCCGCGCCGTATAGGATATGGCGGGAGCCGCCATGACGGCGAGCTTTCGCGCGCCGCTGTCGATCAGATGGGCGGCGGCGAGATAGCCGGCCATGCGGTCATCGGAGATGATGCGGTCGACGAAGGGGATATCGTTGCCCTTGTTGATCAGCACGATCGGCACGCCTTCGGCTGCACATTGCTCGCAAATTTCGGTCGGCGGGGCGTCCGAGGTGACGATGACGCCGGAGACGGCGTAATGCAGCAGCTGGCCGATGACCGTCGAGGTATCCGCCTCCTGCGAGGTCGGCAGCAGGATGGGGCGGAAATTGCGGGCGATCAGCACTCTTGCGAGATTCTCGATCTGCAGCGTCCGGAACGGATTGTCGAGGCCGGCGGCAACGACTCCGACGAGATCGGAACGTTTGTTGGTGAGGCTTCTGGCAAGATAGTTCACCCGATAGCCGAGATCCTTGGCGGCCTGGAAGACCTTCTCGCGCGTTTTCGGTGAGACGCTGGCATCCGGCGTGAAGGCGCGCGACACGGCGGCGCGCGAAACACCGGCGACGCGCGCCACATCGAAGGAGGTTACCTTATGCGGTCCCTTATCCCTGTCTGCCAACTGCTTTTTCCCTCTCTGCCGACGGCCGCATCAGATCGGGCAAATCCGTGCAGATGCCGAGAACCGGAAGCTTCATGATGTCATCGAGAATGCTCCGCCGTTCCTCGTGCCAGAGCACGATTTCGCGGCCGGCCTCAAAGGCGCGGTGCATCAGTGCCTCGGTCACCAGATCCTGCGGCCGCTCGCCTGCCCTCTCCCAGCAGAGATGCAGGATATCGGCGCCCGCCTCGTCACCCAGCGCATGCGGATCATGGGCGACGCGGATCAGCACCGAAAGCGGGAAGTCGCAGCCGGCGTCGCGGAGTTCGCGCACCTGCGCCGTATCGAAGGAGCCGAGGCAGGCAAAACGCTGGTTCATCTCGTCAAGATGGCGCCAGCAGAGCGTGCCGGTTCCGGGCGCCTTGAGTTCAACATAGAGACCGGTGCCGGTCTCGCGGCCGAGGGCGGCGACCTCCGAAAAACTCGGGACATCGACGCCGTCGAGGGCGGCGAGCTCGGCCGCCGTCATTTCCGAAATGCGGCGGTCGATGCCGAAGACACGCTCGAGATGGTCGTCATGCGAGACGACGACCACGCCGTCGCGGGTCAGCTGCGTATCGAGTTCCCACATCTCGGCGCCGAGTTCGGCAGCGCGGCGGAAAGCTGATATCGTGTTCTCGCGCTCATGGCCGCTGGCGCCGCGATGGCCGATGCAGAAGGGAAGCCGGCCCTTGGCCGACGGCCAGCCGTAACGCTCGAAAAATGCCGAAAAATTGCGGTTCATCAGAGCCTCGTTCCGTTCTCGTCGAAGACGAACACACCGGAGCTGTCGATCGCCCAGCGGACATCGTCGCCGACGTGAATATCGTTGCGCACCGGCTGGATCGAGCGCAGCAGCGGGCCGTCGGCAAGACGAACGTCGTAAAGGTTTTCTCGCCCTTGCGTTTCGGCGAAGGTGACCTTGCCGGACACCGGTGTATCGCCTGCAGGCGTAAAATGCTCCGGCCGGACGCCAAGCATCAGCTTGGTGCCCTCGGCGGCGCCGACGGTATCAGGCAGCGGCACGCGGATTTCGCTTTCCGGAATGGCGAAGGCGCCCTTGTCGACGATGCCGCGCAGGAAAGTGATCGGCGGATTGCCGAGGAAGCCGGCGACGAAAGCGGTCTTCGGATCATTGTACATTTCCGCCGGCGTGGCGATCTGGACGATCTCGCCTTCCTTCATGATGGCGATGCGGTCGCACATGCTCATCGCCTCAACCTGGTCATGAGTAACGAGAATGGCGGTGATGCCGGTTTCGCGCTGCAGGCGGCGGATTTCCGAGCGCATTTCGAGGCGCAGTTTTGCGTCGAGATTGGCGAGCGGTTCGTCGAGCAGCAACACGTCGGGCTTGCGGATCAGCGCGCGCGCCAGCGCCACGCGCTGCTGCTGGCCGCCGGAAAGCTGCGCCGGACGGCGTTCCATGAGATTGCCGATATGAACGAGCTCGGAAATGCGCTCGACCTCCTTGCGGATTTCGGCGGCGTTGACGCCCTTTACCTTCAGGGGAAAACCGATGTTTTCGGCAACCGTCATGTGCGGGTAAAGCGCATAGGACTGGAAGACGACGCCGACATTGCGGGCCTGGCTCGGCAGATCCGTGACGTCACGGTCGCCGAAGAGGATGCGTCCGCTGGTCGGCCGGTGAATGCCGCAGACCGCAAAAAGCGTCGTCGATTTGCCGCAGCCGGAAGGGCCGAGCAGCGCCAGCATCTCGCCGTCGCCGACTTCGAGCTGCATATTCTCGATGACCTTGGTGGAGCCGAAGCTCTTCGAGAAATTGTCGAGGAGGATGCGCATCAGCCTTTGCTCCCGCCGCCGTAGATGTTCATGAGATATTTGTTGAAGAGCGCGTAAGCAATCAGCACCGGGATGAGGTAGAAGAGGCCGACCGCCTTGAACATGTTGAAATCGTAATTGTTGTCGTCGGCGAGGAAGCCCGCCAGATAGACCGACAGCACCTGCACCTGATTGCCCGGCGCCAGCACCTGCGGCAGGATGAACTCGCCCCAGCCGGCGAGGAAGGAGAACAGGCCGAGCGCCATGATGCCCGGCTTGACCTGCGGCAGCACGAGGCTGCGCCAGACACGGAAACGCGAGGCGCCGTCGACGACGCCGGCCATTTCGATTTCCCAGGGCACGGTGTCGTAGAAACCCTTCATCATCCAGATGCCGAGCGGCAGGTCGATCGCAGCCTTCACCAGGATGACGCCGATCAGCGAATTATAGAGGCCGATCATCTGCAGGACGATAAAAATGGCGATGATCAGCGTCACCGACGGGAAGGCGTGCAGCACCATGACGCCGGCAAGGAAGAAGCCGCGCGCCGGTACGTTCAGCCGCGACAGCACGTAACCGGCCATCGACGAGACGATCAGCACCAGGCTGGTGGTGCAGGCCGAAAACAGTAGCGTATTCAGTGTCACGTGCCAGATATTCGCCTTGCCAGCTGTCGTCTGCCACAAGAAGCGCCAGTGATTGATCGTCAAGCCGGAGGGCAACAGCGCATCCGGCTGCTTCACCGTCACCGTGTCGAGGAAGAGATAGATATACATTAGCAGCAGCGGCAGGCTGACGATGGTCAGCGCCGTTATGACAGGCCAGCTGCGGTAGTTTGCCGAGGGCTGCGAGCGTTCGGCCATGGTCAATCCTCGATCAGGGGCTTGGCGACGAGCGTGCCGTAGTTGAAGACGCGCAGATAGACGAGCGACAGCATCACGCCGATGACGACGAGCACAAGCGCCATGGCGGCGCCCAGCCCGTATTCGAGATTGCCGGCATAGTTCCTGAGCGCGGTGTGATAGGCGGCAAGTGCCCAGACCTCGGTGGCGTTGCCCGGGCCGCCATTGGTGGCAAGCAGGATTTCATTGAAGGAGGCGAGCAGCGACAGCGTCTGGTAGCAGGTGACGAAGAGGATCGGCCAGCGCATCTGCGGCAGGATGATGTAGCGGATCTGCTGCCATCGCGAAGCGCCGTCGACCTCGCTTGCATAGAACTGGCTCTTCGGTATGGCCTTCATCGCCGAGGAGAACACCAGCATGCCCATCGAGGCGCCGATGAAGCCGTTGATCAGCACGACGAAGAACCAGGCATTATAGGCGGTATCGAGCAGGTAGTTCTTCGGGGGGTAGCCGAACTTGCCCATCAGGATAGAGATGAAGCCGCTGTCCCAGGCGAGCCACTTCCACAGCAGGACGTAGATGACGACGGGCGTAATGCGCGGCAGCAGCCAGATGCCGCGAAAGATCGAGGCGGGCGTCGGCGGCATGTAATGCGTCCAGATGGCAAGCAGCAGGGCATAACCGACGTTGAAGAGCGTCAGCACCAGCGCGACATAGAGCACCGTATTGAAAAGCACCCGCGCCATGTCGGGCGAACTGGCCATGCGCGAGAAATTGTCGGTCGTCCAGGTCCAGCCGGTATAGGTTATCTTGGCGACGGTTTCCTTCTGCTCCGGCGTCAGCTTGAAACCGAGATCGTCCAGTGCCGAAAACAGCTGCTCCTTGCTGTCGAAGCGGGTGTTGAGGACGGAGCGGTTGAACTGTTCGGAGATCTGCTTGACCTCACGTGTCGAAGGTCGCTCGGCGAGATCCTTGATCATCCGCTCGACGTCGCGGCGTGCCGGGAAGACCTCGCCTGCATGTTTGGCGCGCAACTCCGCGGCAATGCCCGGTGCAAGCCCGAGGCCTTCGACGGCCTTAAGGCCCGCCTCGTCGATGGTGTAACGCGGTTCGGCCATCTCGGTGGCGATTTCGGGCAGCGCCGATTTCAGCGCGATCAGGGAGTTGGGCGCGATCTGGTAGACGCCGCCGGAAATGCCGGTCGCCGTCGTCATGTTGGTCATCGAAAAGACCGCCGTCAGAACCACCGGCATCAGGAAGAACAGGACGATCATGACCGACGCAGGCGCGATCATCACCAGTCCGAGCGTTCTGGACGATTTCATAGAAGGTCTCCTCGCGGAACCGACCGGGCGGCGGGATTGCCGCCGCCCGGAGGGATGCTTCAGCGGATGACGATCTTGTCGCCGAGCGTGCTCTTCAGCTCGCTCTCGGCATCACCGATGGCGGCGTCGACGGTCTTGGCGCCGGTCCAGGAGGCTTCGAGGTTCTTCCACATGATGTTCCAATAGGTGCCGAAATCGGAATTGTTCGGCATTGCATTGGCATGCGGCAGCAGGCGCTCGGTGGCTTCGCGGGTCCAGCGGTCGGCCGAGTAGAAGTCGACGGTGGATTCCGACTTGGAGATGCCGAGATGGGCCGATTTGACCGCATGCAGCGCGTTGGTGCGCGGCTCGGAGGCGATCTTGACCAACTGGGCGGCGATCTCGGTGTCTTCCTGATCGTGGCCTGCGGTCAAGAGATAGACGAGCGGATGGGTCAGCGTGTTGGCCTTGCCGCCTTCGCCGGCGGGGATCAGCGTGAAGATCACGTTGCCGAAGAAGTCCTTGAGGCCTTCCTGGTTGACGAGGCGGGCATAATGCCAGGTGCCGCCGTCCCAGATGCCTGCCTTGCCGGTGGCGACTTCCTTCCACCACTGATCACCAGGCATGCCGATGTGGTTCTTCTTGGTGACGCCTGATTTAACGGCGTCGGCGAAGAACTGATAGGTGCGGGTCATCGCGGCTTTGTCGAAAACGAGCTTGCCGCCTTCTTCCATCGTGCCGCCGAAGCTGGTGTAGAACTGCCAGTAATCGGGACCGTTGCTGGTGCGCGGATAGAAACCGTAACCGGGCTGAACGAGGCCCTTGTCCTGCATCTTCTTGGCGTCTTCGAGCAGGTTTTTCATGGTGTACTTGCCGTCTTGGACACTCTGCGGCAGCGCATCGAGATCGGCGTCGCTGTAGCCGATCGCCTTCATATAAGGCTTCCAGAAGAACATCGGGCGGGATTCGGCATCCTGCGGAATGCCGTAGACGGTGCCGTTGTAGGAGGCGATCTTTAGCAGGTTTTCATAGATGTCGCTGAGCGGCCAGGAGTCGAGATCGACGTAATCTTCGATCGGGACGATGAGGCCGGCCTGCGACCAGGGGGCGATGTCTTCGTGGCCGCTGACGACGATGTTCGGGGCGGTCTTGGCTTCCGCGGCAAGGGTCAGCGCCTGCTTGAAGTCTTCCCAGGCGGAATAGGGCTTCTTCTCGACGGTGATCTTCAGGTCCTCGCCCTTGAGGGCGGCTTCGCGCTGCAACTGCTGGGCTGCGATCTCGATGGCGTCGAGGCGATAGACGTCATTCGGGCCGGTGCCGCCGGCCCAGACGCTGATGTGAACGTCCTTGGCAAGCACGATTGCAGAGCTCGAGGCCAGGATGGCGGCAGCAATAGTGAGGGATTTCAGTGTCGGCAAAATGGTCATCTTCTTCGTCTCCCTAGAAGAGCAGTGTGAAGCCTCTTGGCGGGTCAGCACTGCTGATGATGGCCGCTCCGAAACCCCACGAAAACGTGACGATGTCCGCTCTAGGGGTTTGATGTAACGGCCGAATGACAAAATTGAGCACGTGTGCAAAATTATTATGACGATGTCTGTCAGACTTGCAAGCGGCGGTTTTCGGGAGTGCCTTTTACGCTTCGAATTGTGCTTGCCCTCCTGCGGACCCGCCTGTCTTTCGGGACGCACAAAGCAGGTTTCAACGCTTTCGCCTCGCTTCGTACCTCCGAAAATCGGTTCCGATTTTCGAGCCGATGCGCTAGCATGTCGCCATGAGCCTTGAATCTGTCCGCGCTTTCCTGCGTGCGCACGCACCCGATATCGACATCATCGAAACCGCCGAGAGCTCCTCGACGGTGGCGCTTGCTGCCGAGGCCCATGGCGTCGAGCCGGCCCAGATCGCCAAGACGATCTGCCTGCGCGTCGGCGAGCAGATGATGCTGGTCGTTGCCGGCGGCACGGCAAGGCTCGACAATCGCAAGTTCAAGGACACGTTCGGCGCCAAGGGGCGCATGCTCGACGCCGAGGAGGTCGTGGCGGTCACCAGCCATCCGGTCGGCGGCGTCTGCCCGTTCGGCCTGCCCTCGCCGCTGCCGATCTATTGCGACATCTCGCTGAAACGCTTCGATGAAGTCGTGCCGGCGGCCGGCTCGACGAATTCGGCCGTGCGCATCGAAACCGGACGGCTGGCCGAGCTGACCGGCGCCAGCTGGGTCGATGTCTGCCAGTAAGCGGCGAAAAACTTCAAACCTGGAAAAGAGTACCTATATTCTCTCCCGACATGCCGTGATTGTGCATGACAGGAGATCAGGAATGCCGAGTGCCATTTCGCGTTTTGCCAAGTTCGCGGCAATTGCCGCTCTGACGAGCGCCACAGTTTTTGCTTCCCTTGACGATGCAGAAGCGCGCCGGGCCGGCAGCAGCGGCTTCGGAAGCCGCGGTACCCGCACCTTCCAGGCTCCGCCTGTCACCAGCACCGCGCCTGCACCCGCCGCGCCGATCGAACGGTCGATGACGCCGCGTCCGCAGACCACGGCGCCAGCGACCGCACAGCAGCCCTTCGGCGCCCAGCGCCCTGGTCTCTTCGGCGGCTTTGGCCGTTCGATGATCGGCGGCCTGATTGCCGGCGGCCTCCTCGGCATGCTGCTCGGTCATGGTTTCGGCGGCGGCTTCGGCTTCCTCGGCATGCTGCTGCAGATCGCTTTGATCGGCGGTGCCGTCATGCTCGCCATGCGTTATTTCGCCAACCGCCGCCAGCCTTCCTATGGCGCCGGTGGCCAGGGCGGCTCCTTCAGCCGGTCCAATAGCATGTCGCCTGCCAACAATTCGTCCTTCCAGATCCCGGCGATCGGTTCGGGTGCCGGTTCAAGGGCATCCTCGCGCGGCAACCGGCCGAGCGACGAGATCGGGCTGGCGCAGGCCGATCTCGATCAGTTCGAGGAATTGCTGACCGACGTTCAGACCGCTTACGGTGCCGAGGATTACGCCACGCTGCGCCGGCTGACGACGCCTGAGGCGATGTCCTATCTTGCCGAGGAACTCGGCGAAAACGCTACCAACGGCGTGCGCAACCGGGTCTCCGACGTCAAGCTGCTGCAGGGCGACATTGCCGAGGCCTGGCGCGAAGACGGCCAGGAATATGCGACGCTTGCCATGCGTTACTCCTCGATCGATGCCATGGTCGAACGCGACAGCGGCCGCGTGGTTTCCGGCGACGACCGCCGCCCGAGCGAAAGCATCGAGGTCTGGACCTTCGTGCGCAAGTCAGGCGCCGACTGGAAGCTTGCCGCGATCCAGGGAAGCGAGCAGCGCGCCGCCTGAGGTGGCGCGCGTCTGCCGGCTTAATTGACCGCGACCGGCTTGGAACGCATGCGCGAAACCGTTTCGCGTTCCGCCCGCTTGCAGCGCATCGGCGGCAGGCCGCGGTCCATCAGGTCCATGTCCTCGAGCACCATGTCGCCCATCTTCTTGAAGGCGCTGTCGAGCGCGCCGGCCCGATGCGCCGAGCGGATGAAACCTTTCAGGTTCCGCACCGGGTGATCGGGCGGTAGCGGCTCTTCTGGGTAGACGTCGCTTGCCGCGACGATATGACCAGACGAGACGGCCGCCATCAGCGCTTCGAAATCGACGACGTCGGCGCGACTGAGCAGGATGAAGGCAGCACCCCGGCGCATGCCGGCGAAGGCTTCTGCGCCGAGAAATCCCTTGTTTTCACTGGTGACGGCGGCGACGACGAAGATGAAATCGCTCTTTGTCAGCACCTCCTCCAGGCTTGCGGGTTCGACGCCGTTTTCCTCGAGGATCGAGCGGGGCAGCCAGGGATCGAACACCCTGATGCGGGCCCTGAAACCGGAGAGCAGCCGGCGCAGCGCCTTGCCGAGATCGCCGAAGCCGACAATACCGATCTCGGAGCCGGCGATCAGCCGCGCACCCGCATTGCCCTCCCCGCCCCAGAGTTCGTCTCCCTGGCGGAACGCGACATCCGCATCGACGATACCGCGCGCCAAGGCCAGCGCGAAGCCAAGACCGATTTCGGCGACCGGCTCGGCAAAGACCTGGCCCGTGGTCACGACATGAATGCCGCGCTCGAAGAGCACGTCATAGGGCATGTTATTGAGAAGATTGCTTTCGACGTTGAGGATCGAGCGCAGGGCCGGCATTCCAGCCAATGTTTCCGCCGAAAGCGGCGGTTGGCCGATAATGTAACGGGTCCTGCCGAGGATCTCGTCGCCGAGCCCGGCGATATTGTCAGGATCGGCCTCGACGATTTCGTATTTCGCATGCAATTCGGCGCGCGCCGTGTCGGTGAAGATCAGGTCGAGCGTGCGCGGTTCGGGCGCGCTGATCGCCAGCGGGCGTTCGGTGTTGGTCATGAGTGTCTCCTCCAACGCGCGGGCGATTTGTGTCGCCTCGTCCGGACGATTGATAGCCGCTGTGCCGGGCTGTTTCCAGTTCATGGAACAGGAATTGAAGAGCCGAGGTCCTTCGAAGGATGGATGCGCTATCGAAAGCGGCATTTGCCTATCATATAAGCAATTGAATTGTCTTGTGATTTATGCTTTCTCGTTGACCGGGCAGACTCTTTGAACTAGCCTGATGCGCGCGACTTGGAGCCATGCCTGATGTTCGGCGGCGGCAGGATATTCAAAAATTCACGAGGGAATCGAGCAATGAAATCAGCACTCAAGAGCGTCCTGCTGGCTTTGGCTGCCGCAGCGCTTCCGGCCGCCGCCTTCGCCCATCCCGCCATCGGCGACGCGGCCGGTTTCAGCCATGGTTTTGCCCATCCGATATCAGGCCTCGATCATGTCCTCGCCATGGTGATGGTCGGTGTTTTCGCATTCCAGCTCGGCGGTCGCGCCACCTGGCTGGTGCCGACGACCTTCGTTCTGGTGATGGCGCTCGGCGGCGCCCTCGGCGCTGCCGGCATCGATGTTCCCTTCGTTGAATTGGGCATTGCGCTTTCCGTCGTCGTCCTCGGCGCTATCGTTGCGCTCGACGTCAAGGCGCCGCTCGCCGCAGCACTCGGCATTGTCGGCCTCTTTGCGATCTTCCACGGTCATGCGCACGGCGCCGAAATGCCGGAAAATGCGGCTGGCGTTGCCTATGCCGCCGGTTTCATGATCGCGACCGCGCTGCTGCACGGCGCAGGCCTTGCCCTTGGTTACGTCATCGGCCGCGCCGGTGGACGTCAGGGCGCCTTCGTGGCGCGTGCGGCTGGCGGCATCGCTGCCATATCGGGTGTGGGCATCCTGGCCGGCTTGATCTGAGCCGCCTCGATCAGCGGCGGCGTGCATAAACGCCGCTCATCATCACAGTCAGACCAGAACGCCCGGCATGCGCATCGCGTTGCCGGGCGTTACTGCGTGATGGCTGCGAAGTGCTGCTGAATTGATCCAAGTCAAATCCGGCCGTGCCGCGCCCTGTTATATCCAGTTCACGATCAATGAACGGACATCCAAATTGACGCAGGGTCGCCTTGCGAATTGTCGGCTGGTCGCGAAATTGACTATAGTGATTTCAGAAATTACTGAAATCACAGACGCAACGGAAATGACCATGAACCTTCCGCCTCTCGTTCAGTCCTTCGTTCTCCATTTCGGCGAAATGGGCTCCCGCTGGGGAATCAACCGCACGGTCGGCCAGATCTATGCCTTGCTCTACGTCTCGCCAGCGCCGATCTGCGCCGAGGAGATTGCCGATGCACTCGCCATTTCGCGCTCCAACGTGTCAATGAGCCTGCGCGAACTGCAGGCGTGGAACCTTGTGCTTCTCAAACACAAGCCGGACGACCGCCGCGACTTTTTCACCACGCCCGATGATGTGTGGCTCATCTTGCGGACGCTTGCCGAGGAGCGAAAGAAGCGGGAAGTCGATCCGACGCTGTCGGTTCTGCGCGAAATCCTGATGCAGCGCCCCGCCAGCGAGGCCGAACGCCATGCGCAGCAGCGCATGAGCGAAATGCACACGCTGATCGAGCAACTGACACATTGGTATGAAGACGTAAAACAACTTGAAACCGAAAGGCTCGCAACGCTACTCTCGCTGGGCGCGAAAGTGACAAAGCTTCTGGAGGCCAAGGACCGGGTCGTTTCGCTCGGCCGCAGCCGCCGGCCGAATCCAGCGAACAAGAGTTAGCGCCATGGGCACTGCTTTCTTCGACGCGACAGACAGACCAGAGACGCGACCGCCGGATGGCGATGCCGTTTTGCCCCGCGGTGACGCGGCGAATGCCGGGCTGCGCAGGGCGGCGATGCTGCAGTCGCTGGCCGCCGCCATCTGGATCCCGCAGGCCGGTTTGCTCGCCCTCTCAGTCGGCCGCATTGCCGATGGCGGCGGATTGCACGACGTTCTTTGGCAGGCTCTCGGTATCCTCGCCCTCGGATTGGCAAGAAGCGGTCTCGACGCGGCCGGCGGCCGCCTCGCCTTTCGTGCCGCGCGCGCCGAGCTCAGCCGCAGGCGGCAGGTCGCGGCTTCTGCCCTTTCCCTGTCGTCGCCGATCGATCGTGGCCGGCCGGCCTCCGGCAAAGCCGCGAGCGTCATCGGCGAGCAGGCCGAACTCATCGTGCCCTATCTCGCCCGTTTCCAGCCGGCGCGGGTGAAGGCGAGCCTCGTGCCGCTGATCATCCTTGCGGCGATCCTTCCCATCTCCTGGGTCGCCGCGCTGGTGCTGCTGTTTGCCGCGCCGCTGATCCCCATCTTCATGGCGTTGATCGGCTGGCGCGCCCAGGCGGCCAGCGAAAAACAGCTTGTTGCCACCGGCGGCCTCAACGGCTTCCTGCTCGATCGGCTGCGCGGACTGGCGACGATCCGCGCGCTCGACGCGGTGGAGGCCACCGCGCTCAGGCTTCGCCGCGAGGCGGAATCGCTGCGTGCGCGCACCATGGCGGTGCTGAAGATTGCCTTTCTCTCCTCGGCCGTGCTCGAACTTTTCGCCGCGCTCGGCGTGGCGATGATCGCCGTCTATGTCGGTTTCAGCCTGCTCGGCGAGATCCGCTTCGGCACCTGGGCAGGCCGGCTCGACCTGACCGAGGGACTGTTCATCCTGCTGCTGGCGCCGGCCTTCTTCGAGCCATTGCGCGAGCTTTCGGCCGTCTGGCACGATCGGGCGGCCGGCGAAGCGGCGATGAAAGCGCTGGATGCTCTGGCTGCAGGCGACGGCCTGTCCATTCGAGGAACGGCCGAAATCGCACCAGCGGTCCTTGCCGCCGCCGAAGCGCCGGCCATCCGCCTTGAAAATCTCGTCTTCCGCTACGGCGCCGACGAACCGTTGATCCACGACGGTTTCAATCTCGATATCGCTGCCGGGGAACATCTGGCGTTTCTTGGTGTCAGCGGTTCCGGCAAATCGACGCTTCTGTCGCTGATGGCGGGGCTGGCGCCCTCTACCGGCGGCCGTATCGTCATTGGCGGCGTCGAGCTTGCGGATGATACTGCCGCCAACCTACGGGACGGCATGGCGTGGATCGGCCAGAAGCCGCACATCTTTACCGGCACTGTAACGGGGAATATCGCGCTTGGCAGACCCGGCGTGCTGCGCGGCGATGTGGCCTACGCCCTCGATGCCGGGAGAGTCGGAAAGGTGGCTGATGCCTATGGCGGCCGGCCCCTCGGCGAAGGCGGTATCGGGCTTTCCGGCGGCGAGGCGTTGCGGCTGGCAATCGCGCGGGCGGCCTGCAATCCGCATCTGAGGATCATCCTCGCTGACGAGCCGACCGCACATCTCGATGCCGCCACTGCCGCTGAGGTTACAGAGAGCCTGCTTTCGCTCGCGAGGGCGCGCACGTTGATCGTGGCGACCCATGATCCACTTCTGGCCGCGCGCATGCATCGCAGCATCCGCATCGACGCCGATATCATGATCCGGGAGGCCGCCGAATGAGCACGTTTGCTGCAGACCTCAAGCCGATCCTGCGGCTCTTCCTTGCCGAGCGCCGACGCGCGCTGCTCTTCGGCGCAGCGCTTTCGGCGGCGACGGTGACGGCGGGCATAGCGCTGCTCGGCATTTCCGGCTGGTTCATCACCGCCACCTCGCTTGCCGGGCTTTCGGCCGCTGCCGCCGTTACCTTCGACGTTTTTGCGCCGTCGGCCGGCATCCGGCTGCTCGCCATCGTCAGGACAGTGGCCCGTTACGGCGAAAGGCTTGCGACCCATGATGCGACGCTCGGCGTGCTCGCCGCTCTTCGCGAGAGACTGTTTCGCGGCTTTGCCGAACCGGCTGCTGCGCGCGCCCTCTCGCATCGTCCGGCAAGGCTGCTCTTCCGGTTGACCGCCGATATTGATGCGCTCGACTCTCTTTATCTCAGGATCCTCGTGCCGTCCGCGGTGGCGATCGGCGCTGCCCTTGCGGCAAGCCTCGTGCTGGGGCTCATGCATCCTCTGTTCGGCCTGTTATCCGGTCTCTTTCTCATTGGTGCCGGTCTCGGCCTGCCTTTGATCGCCGCCCGGGCGGCGCGCAAACATGCCCGCAGGCGTGCCCATGGCATCGAGGCGCTGCGCTCACGGACGATCGATCTCGTCGCCGGCCAGACCGATCTCCTGATGGCCGGTCGGCTTGC belongs to Rhizobium acidisoli and includes:
- a CDS encoding GbsR/MarR family transcriptional regulator, whose product is MNLPPLVQSFVLHFGEMGSRWGINRTVGQIYALLYVSPAPICAEEIADALAISRSNVSMSLRELQAWNLVLLKHKPDDRRDFFTTPDDVWLILRTLAEERKKREVDPTLSVLREILMQRPASEAERHAQQRMSEMHTLIEQLTHWYEDVKQLETERLATLLSLGAKVTKLLEAKDRVVSLGRSRRPNPANKS
- the cydD gene encoding thiol reductant ABC exporter subunit CydD, translated to MGTAFFDATDRPETRPPDGDAVLPRGDAANAGLRRAAMLQSLAAAIWIPQAGLLALSVGRIADGGGLHDVLWQALGILALGLARSGLDAAGGRLAFRAARAELSRRRQVAASALSLSSPIDRGRPASGKAASVIGEQAELIVPYLARFQPARVKASLVPLIILAAILPISWVAALVLLFAAPLIPIFMALIGWRAQAASEKQLVATGGLNGFLLDRLRGLATIRALDAVEATALRLRREAESLRARTMAVLKIAFLSSAVLELFAALGVAMIAVYVGFSLLGEIRFGTWAGRLDLTEGLFILLLAPAFFEPLRELSAVWHDRAAGEAAMKALDALAAGDGLSIRGTAEIAPAVLAAAEAPAIRLENLVFRYGADEPLIHDGFNLDIAAGEHLAFLGVSGSGKSTLLSLMAGLAPSTGGRIVIGGVELADDTAANLRDGMAWIGQKPHIFTGTVTGNIALGRPGVLRGDVAYALDAGRVGKVADAYGGRPLGEGGIGLSGGEALRLAIARAACNPHLRIILADEPTAHLDAATAAEVTESLLSLARARTLIVATHDPLLAARMHRSIRIDADIMIREAAE
- a CDS encoding hydroxyacid dehydrogenase, yielding MTNTERPLAISAPEPRTLDLIFTDTARAELHAKYEIVEADPDNIAGLGDEILGRTRYIIGQPPLSAETLAGMPALRSILNVESNLLNNMPYDVLFERGIHVVTTGQVFAEPVAEIGLGFALALARGIVDADVAFRQGDELWGGEGNAGARLIAGSEIGIVGFGDLGKALRRLLSGFRARIRVFDPWLPRSILEENGVEPASLEEVLTKSDFIFVVAAVTSENKGFLGAEAFAGMRRGAAFILLSRADVVDFEALMAAVSSGHIVAASDVYPEEPLPPDHPVRNLKGFIRSAHRAGALDSAFKKMGDMVLEDMDLMDRGLPPMRCKRAERETVSRMRSKPVAVN
- a CDS encoding HupE/UreJ family protein is translated as MKSALKSVLLALAAAALPAAAFAHPAIGDAAGFSHGFAHPISGLDHVLAMVMVGVFAFQLGGRATWLVPTTFVLVMALGGALGAAGIDVPFVELGIALSVVVLGAIVALDVKAPLAAALGIVGLFAIFHGHAHGAEMPENAAGVAYAAGFMIATALLHGAGLALGYVIGRAGGRQGAFVARAAGGIAAISGVGILAGLI
- a CDS encoding Tim44 domain-containing protein — encoded protein: MPSAISRFAKFAAIAALTSATVFASLDDAEARRAGSSGFGSRGTRTFQAPPVTSTAPAPAAPIERSMTPRPQTTAPATAQQPFGAQRPGLFGGFGRSMIGGLIAGGLLGMLLGHGFGGGFGFLGMLLQIALIGGAVMLAMRYFANRRQPSYGAGGQGGSFSRSNSMSPANNSSFQIPAIGSGAGSRASSRGNRPSDEIGLAQADLDQFEELLTDVQTAYGAEDYATLRRLTTPEAMSYLAEELGENATNGVRNRVSDVKLLQGDIAEAWREDGQEYATLAMRYSSIDAMVERDSGRVVSGDDRRPSESIEVWTFVRKSGADWKLAAIQGSEQRAA